atcATAAACACTTAAGAAtattcaacattaaaaaatgttctgtttgaCTTCCTAATTTGTATACAACTTCACACGCTGTACAACACCTACATTAGTCTATATCTGCTCAAGAGCTACAGAGACAACACAATTTCCCTCCTGTCATGATACCAGAGGTACAAGCTCTGTGCTGCTAGATCTTGATTAAGAATGCGACAACTTACAGGATCGTAAGCACCGACTGTTCTCAGGATGTTTATTAATAGTGTGGGCTCTCTAAATAAACGAGTCTCTAAATCCTGCCTTGCTGCCTGTCTCAAAAGGTCAAGAAATTATACTggagatattttcttttaaggcaCAAAACAGTCCTCAAGTGATTTCAAATCTGACGTGCCTTTATGCAATATTCACATCGATAAAAGCTAAGGAATGCTATTAAAAAGACATGATAGActacaggaaaacaggaaagtgcTCTAATAACCTTGTTACACCAtggctgctgttttgctgtcaAACAAAAAttcacaggaaatatttttcataaataatacCGAAGTACATCGTCATTAAACAGACACAATGTAGAGAAGAAGAATCTTCAGTATCTTGGCAAACTAATATTTAACTGTGCAATACGTTCCACtactaattatttctttaaataaattaaacaaaactgtcAGCCCTCAATCGTCCATCCCAAACGCAAACAAACCTTGACCATCTGTAATCAAACAGGCACTGGATACAGGCAGCAGATgagaaattacagttttaaagaaTGCGATGAAAATTAGACACACTTTACCTGTGAATTCTAATGTGAGTCTGAAGAGAACTTTTAGCTGTGAAAGATTTGCCACAAATTTCACAAGTGAAGGGCTTCTCACCTATCAAAAAGAAATTTGACATCGTTTTTCAGGTCGCGCTTCccatgaatttatttaaaaatgtgacaCTTTACTGCACATTGTTCTTAAGCATGAAAAGGCAAATGGTTGTGCTTCTGCCATGGGTCAGGATGGTTAACTGAAATGGAACAAGCTCATGCTTTAAATGAGGGTGTAGAATTTTGAAGGTATGTCTCTGACATGTCTCCTCTTTGAAGACAGAGAACTAGGTGATCCAAGCCCTTAGAGCAACAAAAATCATGCCTAAGACAGATGGAGGTGTCTTGAGCTCAATCCACATGGAACAGGCAAGTTTGAGAAAGGCTGACCCTGAACTTCCAGACATGAATGCCAGGCTCACGTGCAGCACACCAAGCAGATGAGTAAGCCCCTATTTCCAAACCTGAGAAGTGAATCCATCACCTTAACAAGCCTGCTGACCTCTAAGACTCCATCCTACGCCCACAATACCCTGGGAACACATCCCATGTCTCTGCTCACGGcatgggggttggaaccagatgatcccttccaacccaaactattctatgattctaacaccaatcagagaaaaaaaaaataacttatggtgggttgaatatttttttgttgttgtttgctttttactgtaattttaattCTTGCGTCTAATTGAGTAGAAGCagaatgaatcatagaatcatagaatagaatcatagaatatcctgagttggaagggacccttacggatcatcaagtccaactcttgacaccgcacaggtctacccaaaagttcagaccacgtgcctaagttcacagtccaatctcttcttaaattcagacaggctcggtgcagtgaccacttccctggggagcctgttccagtgtgcaaccaccctctctgtgaagaaccccctcctgatgtccagcctaaatttcccctgcctcagcttaaccccgttcccgcgggtcctgtcactagtgttaatggagaaaaggtctcctgcctcttgacaaccccttgcgaggaagttgtagactgtgatgaggtcccccctcagcctcctcttctccaggctgaacaggcccagtgacctcagccgttcctcgtacgtcttcccctcaaggcctttcaccatcttcgtagccctcctctggacactctccaacagtttcatgtcctttttatactgtggtgcccagaactgcacacagtactcgaggtgaatGAACTGAATAGCAGAAAGGTTCACAAGAAACAGATACCACCCAGCAAAACGAATGCTTAACTCACACCAcagattttctctgcatttgaCGACTTTAAGACACTAGGCAGGAGAATCTGGATCACCACAGCGGTAATTCACACCACCCAAGCATATTGAAActcagcacagggctgcagccGCTTTCCAAGGAAGCTTCACATTTAGTGTACACCTGCAAagcttttcagctttcattctGCTTCAGAGGGCTGGGGTGAAgtttgagaagaaatgtttgttggaagggacatctgAGGTCACCTGGTCCCAGACCGCACTGGAAAAACAGGAGCAACTTAAGGGGACTGTGTTCTTATGACATCCAGTGCTACAGAACTGCTGCCACAGCCTAACAGTCAAATCAATGTTAACACTCTTCCCCCAAACTCCTCGtgattttaattcttgtttttgAGATGGGACAGATCTGTTGCACTGACAATACTGGTGTCCAGCCTGTCTTTTCCAGAAGCACTACCTACTGCAGATCAGTTTCTACTAGAACTCAGTTCATCTATTTTTGCAACTTACATGGCTACTGTGCCCCCTCTCCTCATTTCCCACCATCACTCATCTCCTGCTACATTTACAGAGCTGTATCAGCTTCAGATACAAAAATGTTGTGTGTAAACACATGCTACATTGTCCTCAATAAAAAGGCAACATTTAAAAGTATCACAAGTTAACACTATCCCTGATACACCAAAAACTCCCAAAAGATCAAATTCTGACTTCATCATGTCCTAAGGAATTTAAAGCTCTTATTTTCACTGAGAAGGACATGAGTTAAAATTCACAACTTGATCTTGTGCACACTACTACAACCACACGTGATATAATCATATATAATTCAATTCTGGGGACAATTGCCAACGCTTAgagcaattttaaaagaaaatatttacatctcATCTTATGaacttctttaaagaaaagtattttaagaagcTTATGCTTTGTCATCATGAGAgatcaacttttttttatttctgttgtctgGCCATTCAAGTATCACCTCACCCCCtaaatctcttttaaaacacCTTCTGATGTCACTTGCATTGCACCATCCCTTCCAGCCAATCTCCTGCCAGCACCTGGTTTACTACAgcataataaaaagataaactgaaataattatttttacgGTCAGCAACATTTTCCATAAGCATCCATCTCCCACTGACACTTTTAGGACGTACATTTTCTGTTCCTACATAGCTAATTTCAAGCCCAATAAATGCTGGATGTGGCTCTCCAGATGAACTTAATTCCCAGTGTAAGATTTTACCACAGAAGAGCTAACCAGCACCTTCTGCAGATGGCTtccttaggggaaaaaaaagaaagaaagaaaaaaagcttttcttgtaGTAGGTGCTGCTTCTGCACTGTTGTAGTATGTCCTGTTTTGTGCTCATTATGCAATCTCAATAGCGTATCTCCTAATCAGAAACACAGGCACCATTATGTGTAAGCACAGACAAACCCCATCCCAAAGAAATGAGCGTCCTTTGCGCAATGTATTGTTTTGTCTGtgttatttcaagaaaaaagaaaaaaacaattaaaattttaaaactagcAGAGGATATTACCTGTGTGTGTTCTTAGATGTTTCTTTAACTGAGCTGCATCCATGAATTTGCGATGACACTGGTTACATTCCGGCAATGAACGGCCTTGTcgcaacaacaaaaaaagtgtcAGTGCATAAGTGATCCCCTGTATCTCTTCAGTGATCTTTGTTAAAGCACTTTCCTGTAAAATAACCACTTTGATATAATATAGAGATAAAACACAAGGTGATTCACTGCCTTCTCCCTACCTCGTCATGAAAACTAGCAGGATGACACACCCCTCTGACTCTGTTTATTCTCAGGCCTGACACCTGCTCCCCCTCAAGCTTACTTTCTCTTGAACTTTtgcaaaatctgaatttttccaCCACTTCCTGCGTATGTAATTTTACCTTCatctttctaaaacaaaactgtaaaacaCTTCTTAAAGCTTGTCTGCCATTACTAATCCAAAGTAATGCGAAACTACAAGGCAACACGCAGCGCACAAGTGTTTATAAAACTCCTAGCTTTTATGTAACGTGGACAGCAGAGCTAAAACGAATGAAATTTTATGGCTAATACAGCACAGTTAATTTTCAAACATCAGAAGGGTCCTCTTCAATTAACTATCTTTTTAAACATTCCACTTATTGCACACTATTCAGTCTTTTGAGCCTAAATACATTGTTGCAAAAGAATACTCAGCCTCAGTCAATCTTTGTGAGGACAAATGAGCATGGATTGTCAGCCAGCTCTTCAACCCCAACTTGTGATACCTGTGTGCACTCGGTAATGGCTCTTCAGCTGTCTCTTTTGGCTGAAGTACTTCCCACACTGATCGCATGTGAAAGCCTTTTGCCCTGTAAAGAAAATCACTTATTAAAATGCAAGCTGCATCTAAAGTAAGTATAcgaacaggaaaaaaaaaaagtcagcacaTACgagaaagagcagaaacacTTATTTTGCCCATACAGGCGCATTTCTGGGGGGAGGGAGGTTACCTTTGCCTTGTAATATTTACCTGTATGTAGGCTCATGTGCTCCAGAAGAGAATGCTTTGTTGTGAGAGCCTTGCTGCAGACAGTGCACGTGTACGGCCGCTCTCCAGTGTGCATCCGCTCGTGGACCTGAAGGGAGTGCTTCTGGGAAAAGCCTTTGCCACATTCACTGCACTTAAAAGGGCGCTCCCCTGAAAGCAGACGATGACATTAGGAAGCACAGAGCTGGTATTTCTCACTAGATATTCCAAGCCGACAGTGGGATCACTGCAATCTAGTATCTACCAAATGACTTTTAGATAGTGATAAggagaattaaaagaaagaggCAGGCCTCATGCAGCAGTAAAAATACTTAAGTCTTGCCACATAATTCAGTGTTTTAACAGAGAAATGATTAACTAAACTGCAATTAAGGTAAGACATAAAGGCTAAGAGATCTCCTGataagaaaacagcaaacagccTCAGAATCGCACCATAATAATTAGGATGAGTGTACTGTTTTGGGCAGCTCTTGCTATGGACAACAGCCCATATTTAAACAAGAGGCTTGCATTTAGCAGCAAGTCACTAAATCCTACACTCAAAGAAGCAGTCTCTTAAGGCCTACCTGTATGACTTCTCTGATGAATGGCTAGAAAGtgattatatttaaatactttgccACAGTCTTTACAGCGAGCTTCAGAACCTGTacgttttctttttccatcagtTCTCTTTGCCAGTCCTTTTTCATCCTCTTCACCAAGCAACTTATAATCTTTTAGTTTGATTGACCTCCTTATTCTACGTTTGCTGTAACGGCTCTGAGTGCTCTGCATCCCCTCAGATTTGGGATCATAATTCTCATCCTTCTCAGCTGACATATTAACAGCAGCTTCTGAGCCACAAGCAGGTTCCGCTTCTTCTGCATCTTTCCTTGCTGGATCCTGTTCACTGACAACAGTTTCTTCCAGTGCCACGTCTTTTTTCATAGAATTTTGCTTATTCTGCATGGAGTTGTTCTCTCTCAGCTGCACATCTTCAGGAGAATttgctgctgatttttcttcctggacCGTCTTGACTTTCCTCGGTCGCCCTCGTTTTCGCTTTGGCGGCTCCTCGGTTTTCTTGTCACTTGCAATAAGGGCTATGGAGGTGCTGCTGTTAGACGGCGCCGGCAGCGCGCTACTTGGGCTGCGGCTGGCCTGGCAGTCGGTGTAGGCACACACCAAGTCGTTCACTTTCAGGAGCTGTGCAGTAGCTAgaatttgttctgtgtttttttcactgGCGTGGAGGTAACCCGTGTAGATAAATTCTAGCAGTGCTCCAAAGGTGTCGGCAACCATTCCCTCCAGCATGTAAATTGACTGCCCTATTTCGCCCTCATCTACAAACATCATTGAAAAGTACTCACTGCTGGCAGCGAGCAGAGCTTTATGGGCTCTGAATTGCACATTCTCCACTATTAGAGTAATGTcacacagaaaatcttttttcctttgttcttcaaAGTTAGCTAGAATGGTATCTTTGTGAGTTTTCGAGTGGATGACAACCAGTTTCTCAGAAGGGTCAGGAGCCGTCTCTGccatttttattgcaaatatgAAAGGAGGCACCTACAAGAATAGAGGAAGTTTAAAACACATCTTGGAAGTCAGCATATAAAGACATAAagtattgttttgtttactaGTCAACAGAGCAACAATTTCTAAAGCACTTCTGAAACCTCTGAATTGTTTTTTATAAAGTCAATTCTAAtgctgacagttttttttttcttcagaaagcattttaaaatcctaAGAAATGGCTACAGACAGTTTCTTCTGAGATCAGAATTACTGccagttattttatttgtttagctCTAATGTACTGTGAACTGTACAGCATCTAAAAACATGGCTGCCCCTTCTGAAAACTCCTCTTTCACAACTCAAACAATTGAACAAAAAGCTCTCTTTGTTTGCTGCTcctaaacagaaacaaacaaaccaaccaaaaaaaaagtcaactgcAGCTTCATCGCTACAGATGCCCCAGTTCAGACTATTCAGGCTATCAGATCCTGTAAACAATGATAAAACTTGATTTGCTTCAGCCTGGCCAGACTCCATGTCCTTCCAAAAATTTCTCCTTCAGCACACATACCTGTGAGGCTTCAGGCTATGTCCGCAATAAAGGCATAAAGCCAGCAGATTTTTCTAAGAACTGTGTCTAAAATAGGGCTGAGTATTCTAAGTATTAAGCATCAGTTTGGCTTGCTACACATTTTCAATTATAAAtatagacaaaaaataataatccagcAATTCCGAAGAATCTATCAAATGAAAATAGCACGGAAGATGTGCCAAAAATGGTCATTTCACATGGACCAGCTGAGCCAAATGTGAGACAGGTTAGCTACCTGCCATCCTAACTTATAAAACCGacatattaaatacaaatacatgttAAAGTGTAGCAATCAGTGAAGGCAACAATTATGATTACCTGAAGGAATGCTGTAAGAAACAACATGCGTTACATACAGGTGATATCAGAGTGCTACTGAGGTGGCCAACAAGTGATTCTTTAGGCCCATTCAGCCACCAAACAGCCCATGCTAGAGCCAAACTAGAACAGTTCGATATGAAGGGACCTGCAAAGGCAATCGAGTTCAAGTGCCTGACCACGTCAAGGTACACAAAAGTTAGAGTGTACTACTGAGGGTGCTGTCCAAATGCCAGCTGAACACTGACAGGCTCAGGACATCGACCACCTCTCCAGGAAGCCGGTTCCAGCATTTGATCACCCTCACggtaaaagattttttccttatgtCCAGCCTGGTGCCGTTCTGTGCTGTTCTTGTGTGTCCTCGGTTAccaaggagaggagcagctgctTGACCAAGCGCAGCAGAGCCACGCTGACCTGGGAGCCCCAACTTCAGGGGCATGCGGGCCTGATGTTCCGGGGGCCCCCTAAAACGTGCCTCCCGATCTGCTCCGTACTTCAGGCACTCCCGACGCACCACCGCGGCCTGCGGCCGTCCCTACACCACACACCCGCCTCCCACAGCGGGCTGCGCCGGTTCTGCGGCTTCTGCCCGCCCCTAAGCCACATCCTCACCCCTcggggggcacagccccagcgACGCCCACCCCGCACCCCCCGGGGTcgggcggcggagcggggccggggtgCAGGGGGCCCGGGCCGGGCACTCaccgctccgccgccgccgtgACGCGAGATGGCggccgctcctcctcctcctccttcctccctccctccctccctcctcccccgcCGGCTCCGGGCTAGGGGAAGGCGGGGCGGGCGTCCTTGAGGGAGAAGAAGGTCCGCAGCTTGAGGTCGAAGCCCGGGGGCCGGCGGTGGGGCTCGGTGTAGTCGCTCGGCATCGCCCGGCCCAGGTAGGGGACGAGCTCGCAGTGCTCCCGCAGCTCCGCCAGCCTCTGCCGGTACGCCCGGCGGCCCTGCGCCGAGCCGCGAGGGTTGTGCGCTGCGGGAACAAAGCGCCGCCTGTGTGACCAACAGCAGCCAGCCGCTGTTCTCCAGAGACAACAATAAACATTTGCAAAGGTGGTTTTCCAGTGCGCTAGAACGCTACGTCTTAAAGTCGGAAGGAGTTTAGAAGAAGACAACCTGTTGTCCTGGATTCCTGTGGTCAAACTGTGCATGAGGAGAGTTCTGTGCACTTACATAACCCTTACAGGTCATCATCCAGCACTAACAATGATTTAATGATACAACACACGAGCAAAGCATTCCTAGAATGGACATGGTTACATTAGCAAAGCTGTGCTAACAATAGAATAAAAACAGTCTTCATGGATGAAAAAATCTGCAGTACAAAACCAGCTTTGCTGGTTTAAGAACTGTATGTTTAGACAGGGGCTCATAGTGCCTATGCTGTTCAGTGGTCTTCCGTAAGGAAGCTACTCCAGCAAAAATGTCTGTTAGCCCAAGAAAATTGTGAAGGGCACTGGAAGCTGCCCTTTATTATTATCATGCCAATTATTATTGATATAATGCTAGATGTGAAGAATAGCAGACAGATAATAAAGGTTGCCCTTATCCAACAGGGTAAGCAAAACCTCCAAATAACAAAAGGCAAGGTAAAGATCACCCAGCAAACAGGTTGGCTTGTAAAAGGCAAAACTGGTGCGCTGAAGTGTTGGTGTTGCTTCAGAAATCTCTGGTAATACATGTACATACTGGAAACCAGACCAaagccacagcagagctgcaaatCAGGCTGCAGAAATCAGGCACTGTTGTAGCCTGATTGCAGACTGTTAAAGATTATTAGCTGCAACTGTTGTCTTGgagtggagaaagaaaaaaaagttctacaAAATAGCCCATATGAGCGCAGGAGATGAAGTTTGAACAAGTTTCCTCGGTGCAGACATAGTCCTTACCACTGCTAGCTCCATGAGATATTACTTTATCATAATTTTGTGGGTAGAGTATGAACACCTAGTTTAAATTTTGAATTATCTTTGTTGTGGAAAGGTAAGATGGTCAGATcatagattaaataaaaaaaaaaaaaa
The nucleotide sequence above comes from Aythya fuligula isolate bAytFul2 chromosome 3, bAytFul2.pri, whole genome shotgun sequence. Encoded proteins:
- the ZBTB24 gene encoding zinc finger and BTB domain-containing protein 24 isoform X1, which codes for MLFLTAFLQVPPFIFAIKMAETAPDPSEKLVVIHSKTHKDTILANFEEQRKKDFLCDITLIVENVQFRAHKALLAASSEYFSMMFVDEGEIGQSIYMLEGMVADTFGALLEFIYTGYLHASEKNTEQILATAQLLKVNDLVCAYTDCQASRSPSSALPAPSNSSTSIALIASDKKTEEPPKRKRGRPRKVKTVQEEKSAANSPEDVQLRENNSMQNKQNSMKKDVALEETVVSEQDPARKDAEEAEPACGSEAAVNMSAEKDENYDPKSEGMQSTQSRYSKRRIRRSIKLKDYKLLGEEDEKGLAKRTDGKRKRTGSEARCKDCGKVFKYNHFLAIHQRSHTGERPFKCSECGKGFSQKHSLQVHERMHTGERPYTCTVCSKALTTKHSLLEHMSLHTGQKAFTCDQCGKYFSQKRQLKSHYRVHTGRSLPECNQCHRKFMDAAQLKKHLRTHTGEKPFTCEICGKSFTAKSSLQTHIRIHRGEKPYSCGICGKSFSDSSAKRRHCILHTGKKPFSCPECSLQFARLDNLKSHLKIHSKEKQFQEASAAPSSTTNSEGRNILQLQQYQLATSGGQEIQLLVTDAVHNINFMPGHSQGISIVTAENAPNMTTGQAANLTLLAQPPQQLQNLLLSAQQEQAEQIQSINMMANQIEAAQPEQMHVITLSKEALEHLHAHQGQNEHIHLAGSSHPAQHMQLTQESSQQSHSSQDTVPSHQISGEQNQNVQVSESHQQPLSVNESAHEHPIQGQPF
- the ZBTB24 gene encoding zinc finger and BTB domain-containing protein 24 isoform X2 is translated as MAETAPDPSEKLVVIHSKTHKDTILANFEEQRKKDFLCDITLIVENVQFRAHKALLAASSEYFSMMFVDEGEIGQSIYMLEGMVADTFGALLEFIYTGYLHASEKNTEQILATAQLLKVNDLVCAYTDCQASRSPSSALPAPSNSSTSIALIASDKKTEEPPKRKRGRPRKVKTVQEEKSAANSPEDVQLRENNSMQNKQNSMKKDVALEETVVSEQDPARKDAEEAEPACGSEAAVNMSAEKDENYDPKSEGMQSTQSRYSKRRIRRSIKLKDYKLLGEEDEKGLAKRTDGKRKRTGSEARCKDCGKVFKYNHFLAIHQRSHTGERPFKCSECGKGFSQKHSLQVHERMHTGERPYTCTVCSKALTTKHSLLEHMSLHTGQKAFTCDQCGKYFSQKRQLKSHYRVHTGRSLPECNQCHRKFMDAAQLKKHLRTHTGEKPFTCEICGKSFTAKSSLQTHIRIHRGEKPYSCGICGKSFSDSSAKRRHCILHTGKKPFSCPECSLQFARLDNLKSHLKIHSKEKQFQEASAAPSSTTNSEGRNILQLQQYQLATSGGQEIQLLVTDAVHNINFMPGHSQGISIVTAENAPNMTTGQAANLTLLAQPPQQLQNLLLSAQQEQAEQIQSINMMANQIEAAQPEQMHVITLSKEALEHLHAHQGQNEHIHLAGSSHPAQHMQLTQESSQQSHSSQDTVPSHQISGEQNQNVQVSESHQQPLSVNESAHEHPIQGQPF
- the ZBTB24 gene encoding zinc finger and BTB domain-containing protein 24 isoform X3, which codes for MLFLTAFLQVPPFIFAIKMAETAPDPSEKLVVIHSKTHKDTILANFEEQRKKDFLCDITLIVENVQFRAHKALLAASSEYFSMMFVDEGEIGQSIYMLEGMVADTFGALLEFIYTGYLHASEKNTEQILATAQLLKVNDLVCAYTDCQASRSPSSALPAPSNSSTSIALIASDKKTEEPPKRKRGRPRKVKTVQEEKSAANSPEDVQLRENNSMQNKQNSMKKDVALEETVVSEQDPARKDAEEAEPACGSEAAVNMSAEKDENYDPKSEGMQSTQSRYSKRRIRRSIKLKDYKLLGEEDEKGLAKRTDGKRKRTGSEARCKDCGKVFKYNHFLAIHQRSHTGERPFKCSECGKGFSQKHSLQVHERMHTGERPYTCTVCSKALTTKHSLLEHMSLHTGQKAFTCDQCGKYFSQKRQLKSHYRVHTGKCFNKDH